The following coding sequences lie in one Salarias fasciatus chromosome 7 unlocalized genomic scaffold, fSalaFa1.1 super_scaffold_4, whole genome shotgun sequence genomic window:
- the LOC115383418 gene encoding cholesterol 7-desaturase, producing MSVPKAAAGIGLGVLGALLLAPLDALWRAALCAVLLASAWLYRLLFCPLELLRSPDDVGYVARGGRSRAQAANEARRRRKVGELPPVYPNGWYRVLDSHVLRRGEVKNVSILGEQVVVFRGEDGKAHVLDAYCPHLGANLAVGGRVVGSCIECPFHGWQFRGNDGKCEKIPYAEKVPEFAKVRSWTSHEVNKQILVWFHCDGEAPEWTVPEQREITQGEWVYRGRTEHFINAHIQEIPENAADIAHLAHLHTPGILSGADLRYTNSKTWDFVRHDWKVQWEPESEPNKHCSQMLVKHALTVFGWHWPLLDVHVVARQVGPGVVFLLFNHSFLGRGVIMHCVTPVEPLLQCVSHTVFYQSNVPAVVPKFILKAECIQFERDVMIWNNKTYIAKPLLVKEDSAIQKHRRWFSQFYSDNSPRLRHQRDTLDF from the exons ATGAGCGTGCCGAAGGCGGCTGCGGGGATCGGACTCGGGGTCCTGGGCGCGCTGCTCCTCGCGCCGCTGGACGCGCTGTGGAGGGCGGCTCTCTGCGCCGTCCTCCTCGCGTCGGCCTGGCTGTACCGGCTGCTCTTCTGCCCCCTGGAGCTCCTCCGGTCACCGGATGATGTGGGCTACGTCGCCCGGGGCGGCCGCAGCAGGGCGCAGGCGGCCAACGAGGCGCGCAGGAGGCGGAAGGTGGGAGAGCTGCCGCCGGTCTACCCGAACGGCTGGTACCGGGTGCTGGACTCACACGTGCTGCGCAGGGGAGAGGTCAAAAATGTCTCCATTCTAG GAGAGCAGGTGGTGGTGTTTCGGGGTGAGGACGGGAAGGCCCACGTGTTGGATGCCTACTGCCCTCACCTGGGCGCCAACCTGGCGGTGGGAGGACGGGTGGTGGGAAGCTGTATCGAGTGCCCGTTCCATGGATGGCAGTTTCGAGGGAATGATGGGAAGTGTGAGAAGATTCCCTACGCAGAGAAAg TGCCAGAGTTTGCTAAAGTGCGCAGCTGGACCAGCCATGAGGTCAACAAGCAGATTCTGGTCTGGTTTCACTGCGACGGAGAAGCGCCTGAGTGGACCGTGCCCGAGCAGCGGGAGATCACGCAGGGCGAGTGGGTCTACAGGGGGAGAACCGAGCATTTCATCAACGCTCACATACAG GAGATTCCTGAAAATGCTGCAGATATTGCTCACCTGGCTCACCTGCACACCCCAGGCATCCTCAGTGGAGCAGATCTGCGCTACACCAACAGCAAAACCTGGGACTTTGTGCGCCATGACTGGAAG GTTCAGTGGGAACCGGAGTCAGAGCCCAACAAGCATTGTTCTCAGATGCTGGTCAAACACGCCCTCACTGTGTTCGGATGGCACTGGCCTCTGCTGGATGTCCATGTTGTCGCCAGGCAG gtgggtCCCGGCGTGGTGTTCCTCCTGTTCAACCACAGCTTCCTGGGCCGAGGTGTGATCATGCACTGCGTCACTCCGGTGgagcctctgctgcagtgtgtctcTCACACCGTCTTCTATCAGTCCAACGTCCCTGCGGTGGTTCCCAAATTCATCCTGAAAGCCGAGTGCATTCAG TTCGAGCGCGACGTGATGATCTGGAACAACAAAACGTACATCGCCAAGCCTCTCCTGGTGAAGGAGGACTCGGCCATCCAGAAGCACCGGCGCTGGTTCAGCCAGTTCTACAGCGACAACAGTCCGCGGCTGCGGCACCAGCGCGACACGCTAGACTTCTGA